One genomic segment of Sander lucioperca isolate FBNREF2018 chromosome 10, SLUC_FBN_1.2, whole genome shotgun sequence includes these proteins:
- the LOC116066634 gene encoding sodium- and chloride-dependent transporter XTRP3 gives MEKEARPSWDNPLQFVLACVSYAVGLGNVWRFPYLCQMHGGGGFLIPYFIMLILEGIPLFYLELAIGQKMRLGSIGAWTAISPYLGGVGLASVVTSLYLCLYYNVINAWSFWYLFHSFQSVLPWADCPINSNRTGFIEECETATSTQYFFYRQTLDISSSIEENGGIHTGQALCLLLAWGITYMFIVRGVKSTGKVVYFTSTFPYVVLFIYLIRGVTLHGAINGVIYMFTPKMEQLANPTTWINAATQIFFSLGLGFGTLIAFASYNQYNNNFERQAIVVSLINSGTSIFASIVTFAIYGFKATVNYENCLERTRLLLLNTFSLAEDSITVDSLSSWIDRLNTTYPEQFAELTNKLEDCNLERELDTAVEGTGLAFIVYSEAIKNMPLSQLWSVLYFFMLLLLGMGSMLGNVTAIITPLRDFKLVSNMSNELLNGLVCVFCLLLGLGFTTTSGNYWFTMFNDYGANFSLLFIVLIEVISVSYIYGIKRFEKDIEDMLGYRPNWYWKITWAGISPLLLITLFIVYIVNYIQGGTPTYQAWNKELGKSVVTEYPVFAQVFIGLLLVSSVSCVPLTALYVYCRKRKDGRLHRSQRTVSILSTQ, from the exons GGGGATTCTTGATTCCGTATTTCATCATGCTAATACTGGAGGGAATCCCTTTATTCTACTTGGAGCTTGCCATTGGTCAGAAGATGAGGCTTGGCAGCATCGGGGCGTGGACTGCCATCAGCCCTTATCTGGGGGGAGTCG GTCTCGCTAGTGTCGTGAcatctctgtatctgtgtctctaTTACAACGTCATCAATGCCTGGAGTTTCTGGTACctctttcattcatttcaa TCAGTGCTGCCCTGGGCAGACTGCCCCATCAACTCCAACAGGACAGGATTCATAGAGGAGTGTGAAACGGCTACATCGACTCAGTACTTCTTCTACAGGCAAACACTGGACATCTCTTCTTCTATTGAAGAGAACGGAGGCATTCATACAGGCCAGGCACTGTGCCTCCTGCTCGCCTGGGGGATCACCTACATGTTCATTGTCCGAGGAGTAAAGTCAACTGGAAAG GTGGTGTACTTCACATCCACATTTCCATACGTAGTGCTCTTCATTTACCTGATCCGGGGCGTCACTCTTCACGGTGCCATCAATGGTGTCATATACATGTTCACACCCAAG ATGGAACAGCTTGCCAACCCCACTACCTGGATCAATGCAGCCACTCAGATCTTTTTCTCTCTGGGTTTGGGTTTTGGAACGCTCATAGCTTTTGCCAGCTACAACCAGTACAACAACAACTTTGAGCGCCAGGCCATCGTTGTTTCCCTCATCAACAGTGGAACCTCCATCTTTGCCAGCATCGTCACCTTTGCTATCTATGGGTTCAAGGCCACTGTCAACTATGAGAACTGCCTGGAGAG GACACGCTTACTGCTGCTGAACACCTTTAGTCTAGCAGAGGACAGCATCACTGTGGACAGTCTCTCCAGCTGGATTGACAGGCTGAACACAACGTACCCAGAGCAGTTTGCTGAACTCACCAACAAACTGGAAGACTGTAACCTGGAAAGAGAACTAGACACT GCGGTGGAGGGGACAGGTCTGGCCTTCATCGTGTACAGCGAGGCCATAAAGAACATGCCACTGTCCCAGCTGTGGTCAGTGCTCTACTTCTTCATGCTCCTGCTGTTGGGAATGGGCAGCATGCTGGGGAACGTCACGGCCATCATCACCCCACTGCGAGACTTCAAGCTGGTGTCCAACATGAGCAACGAGCTGCTCAACG gcttagtgtgtgtgttttgtctgctGCTCGGCCTGGGCTTCACCACCACCTCAGGGAATTACTGGTTCACCATGTTCAACGACTACGGTGCCAATTTCTCCCTGCTGTTCATTGTCCTCATCGAGGTCATATCTGTCAGTTACATCTACGGAATCAAAAG GTTTGAAAAAGACATAGAAGACATGCTGGGTTATCGTCCCAACTGGTACTGGAAGATCACGTGGGCCGGGATCAGTCCTCTTCTCCTCATCACCCTCTTCATCGTCTATATTGTCAACTACATCCAGGGAGGGACGCCCACCTACCAGGCATGGAACAAAGAGCTG GGTAAGTCAGTGGTGACGGAGTATCCTGTCTTTGCTCAAGTGTTCATCGGGCTGCTGCTGGTGTCGTCAGTCAGCTGTGTTCCCCTCACAGCTCTGTATGTCTACTGCAGGAAGAGGAAAGATGGAAGGCTTCACAGGAGCCAGCGGACTGTCAGCATACTTTCTACTCAGTGA